Genomic DNA from candidate division WOR-3 bacterium:
GACCAACATAATATATTATCTGACCCTTTAAATCAATAGGAAGACCTTTACCACTTTTATAATCTTCAAGCATCCTTTTATGAGCAGCATCTCTTGCTGTGTATATAATACCTGAAATATAAACTGGATCACCTGCTTTTATTGATAAAATTGTTTCTTCATCAACTGGTGTTTTAATTTTTATATCTTTCATTATTTGTTTTTTAATCTTGCTTTTTTTATAATAGTAGGGATAGAACCAGGTTCAACTCCAAAATAAAATTATAATAAAAAATTATGTTTTTTACAACAATTTTTTTTATTTTATCTCAAACCCAGATAGATATTGATGAATTTAAAATTAAGGTAAAGGAAAAATGGGAATCTATAAAAACCTGTATATGTGAATATAACACCTTTCAGAAAAAAGGTGATAAAATTGAAGAGGCTTCTTATTTTGTTTACTTTAAAAAACCCTTATGGACAAGATTAAAAGTTCTAAAAGGAAAAAATAAAGATTCAGAAGCAATGTATAATCCTGAAAAAAATATAGTTAGGGGCAGAAAGGGTGGTTTAATTAAAGGTATTGTATTAACTTTAAAACCTGATGATGGAAGAGTAGTATCTATAAGGGGGTTTAAAACTTATGATGCTGGAATAAGTGGTGTCTACCTTAGATTTTTAAAATACATGGATGAAGGGTATGAAATGGAATATATAGGTAATTTTGAAGAAAAAGGTTTTAAGGGTAAAAAAATAAAGGTTAAAATTTTAAATCCTGAAAAATTCTATGGTTTTAATGAAGAAATATTCTGGTTTACTGAAGATTATGTGCCTTATAGATTAGAGGGTTTTGAAAAGGGAGAAAAAGTTCTTGATTCGCAATTTTATATGTTTAAATTAAATGTAGAAATTGAAGAGGAAATCTGGCAGCTTTAAAAATTTAATCTTCTATCTTAATAAAGGTTCTCCAGGGTCCATGAACACCAAGTATTAATTTTTTTTCTATATCAGCAGTTCTTGATGGTCCGCTGACAAAAAGTAAATTCCCATTAAAGTTAAATTTTTCCTCAAAAAAATTTTCAAAATAATCTAATATTTTTTCCCTTTTTATCCTGAAAAATACTTCCTCTTCATTAAAGAAATCTTTAAAATCCCTTGAATTTAAAATGCAGGTTCCTGTTTCAGAAATAGCATACTCTAATTTGAATTCTTTTCCCCTTTCCCCAAATTCCCCTTTTACCTCTTTCCAGTTCTTTTCAAAGTTTTTTTCATGTTCTGTTTTTTCTTCTTCCTCTGTAAAATCTTCAAAATATTGATAATGAATTTTTTCTTTATTTTTTAAAATTTGACTTACAATTGAAATTGGAATTTTTTCTGAGAGAGTTTTTAGTAAAGATGGATAATTATTCAAAATTGAATAAATTTTTAAAAATAGTTTAATTTTGAAAGGTAAATATTTTTCTTTTCTTATTCTTTTAATTTTCTCAGAGATTTTTATCTTAACAGGGCATACAGTATCACAAAAACCACATAAGGTGGAATAGAAAGCATTTGAGTAAAAGTTATATAAAAGAGCATTCCATAATATCCCTATTGGTCCTTTATAAGGTCCTTTGTAATTTTCAGCTTCTTCAACTCCATACACAGGACATATATTTGAACAGGCTCCGCATCTTATACAGTAAAGTATCTCTCTAAATTCTTCACTCATTGCAATTTCTCCTCTTTTACCTTCAAGAATTACTATATACCAGTTTCCCTCATTTTTTTCTGAAAGTAAATGCACATAAGATGTTATTCTCTGACCCGTTGCACTCCTTGGTAAAATTCTTAAAAACACTGGAAAGTCTTTGACTGATTCAACAAATTTTTCAATACCGAATATTGTTATACAGGTTTTTGGAAAATAAAAAGTTTTTCCAAGGTTACCTTCATTTTCAAAACATCCAATTATTCCTTCTTTAGCGAAAACAAAGTTTGCTCCTAAAATGCCTGTATCAGCCTCTTCGAAAATTC
This window encodes:
- a CDS encoding LUD domain-containing protein; translation: MESNRVLINIKRAFDKRNNAIKEINFEELRERARNIKENSIKNYKELLKIFIKKMEEKGAKVFLARTPEEVKSVVKGILEKEKSKKIVASKSMTQEEIGLKKFLRKKGYEFNETDLGEWICDLAGSPPKHIVAPAIHFSRFDVKNLFEEKFNVKLSENIEELTNFARIRLKRIFEEADTGILGANFVFAKEGIIGCFENEGNLGKTFYFPKTCITIFGIEKFVESVKDFPVFLRILPRSATGQRITSYVHLLSEKNEGNWYIVILEGKRGEIAMSEEFREILYCIRCGACSNICPVYGVEEAENYKGPYKGPIGILWNALLYNFYSNAFYSTLCGFCDTVCPVKIKISEKIKRIRKEKYLPFKIKLFLKIYSILNNYPSLLKTLSEKIPISIVSQILKNKEKIHYQYFEDFTEEEEKTEHEKNFEKNWKEVKGEFGERGKEFKLEYAISETGTCILNSRDFKDFFNEEEVFFRIKREKILDYFENFFEEKFNFNGNLLFVSGPSRTADIEKKLILGVHGPWRTFIKIED